The segment GGTGCCCCAGTCGACATCTAGCAGCGAGGCCTGCGCGCCTTCGAGCAGGATCCGATCGCCACGGCGCATAGCCTGCTGCACAAGCCGATGCGTTACGGCGATGTGGTTGCGCAGCGCGCGACCATAGTCGAGCAGCTTTTCATACATCGGTTCCAGCGGTTGGGGCTGGCCGCCGTACACTTGAAGCATACGGTTCTTAAAATCGAGCGCGCCTGTCACGCGCTGGAGCAGCGTCTGCTCGTTCAGGAGATCGCCCATGCGGATACCGATGCGCTCCATTTTGTCGGTGTAGGCCGGCCCGACGCCGCGCCCGGTTGTCCCGATACGACCATCGCCGCGCAGCGATTCTTGGATGCGATCTTGCTCCAGGTGGTACGGCATAATAACATGGGCTCGATCGCTAATAAACAAGTTATCGAATGTGACACCGGCAGCGGCCAGCGTTCCCATCTCTTCCAGCAGCGCCGCCGGATCGACGACGACGCCGGTTCCAATGATATTGACGGTTTCTGGATTGAAGATCCCAGCCGGTACCAGGTGCAGCTTGAAGGTGCCGCGATCGTTGATAACGGTATGACCGGCGTTATTTCCGCCACTGTAGCGGATAACCATGTGAGATTGTTGCGCGAGCAGATCGACGATGCGACCTTTTCCTTCGTCGCCCCACTGCCCACCAATAACGGCAACAACAGACATATGGAAACATCCTATTATGTATTAAGCACACGCACGAAGATAGGTGCGGGCCTTGGAAACCGGGGGTAGTATAGCATACCCGATCCACAGGCTACGGAGATCAGCGACAGCGGCAGAGGCCGCAGAGGTGTACAAACATGGATGAAATGATTCGTTTTGAAGATTTAGGGCTGAGCGAGCCGACGCTCAAGGCGATCAGCGAGCTGGGCTACGAGGAGCCAACGCCGATCCAGGCGCGCACGATCAGCCGCATGCTCGAAGGTGTGGACGTGATCGCGCAGGCCCAGACCGGCACAGGCAAGACAGCCGCGTTTGCGCTGCCGATCATCGAAAGGCTTGTCGCGGACGTTCGCACGCCCCAGGCACTTGTGCTCACGCCGACACGTGAGCTGGCGGTCCAGGTTGCAGAGGCATTCCATTCGTATGGCAAAAACCAGCGCATTTCGATCCTGCCGGTCTATGGCGGTCAGCCGATCGAGCGCCAGCTACGCGCCCTTGATCGTGGCGTGCAGGTTGTCGTCGGCACGCCCGGACGGCTGCTCGATCATATTCGGCGCGGCACGCTCAAGCTCGATCGTGTGCGCACGGTTGTGCTCGACGAGGCCGACGAGATGCTCGATATGGGCTTTATCGAGGACATCGAGGCGATCTTGCAGGAGACGCCCGAGGATCGTCAGACCGCGCTCTTCTCGGCCACGATGCCCGTGCCGATCGCCAACCTCGCCAAGCGCTATATGCACGATCCGCAGCGCATCACCGTCCATGCCGAGCAGATGACGGTGCCACAGGTCCGGCAAGTCTATTATGAGGTAGGCGGGCGCGATAAATTCGAGGTGCTGGGACGTATCTTAGATTTTGAAAGGCCGACCTCGGCGATCATCTTTTGCCGTACCAAGAGCGAGGTCGATTCCTTGGGCGAGCGCTTGATCGCGCGGGCGTTTCCAGCCGAGACGCTCCACGGCGACCTGAGCCAGGTTCAGCGCGATCGGGTGATGGGCCGCTTCCGTAGCGGACAGGTCGAGCTGCTGGTAGCTACCGACGTAGCGGCGCGCGGCCTGGACGTAGAGCACGTCTCGCATGTGATCAACTACGATATTCCGCTCGATCCCGAAATCTACGTCCATCGCATCGGACGCACAGGCCGCGCTGGACGCACGGGCACTGCGGTCACGCTGGTGACGCCTCGCGAGCGGCGGCTGCTACGGATCATCGAGCGTACCACCAGCGCCGAGATTCAGCGCATGCGCCTGCCGACGATCGCCGATGTCGTCGCGCGTCGCCGTGAGTCGTTCAAAGAAACGCTGCGTGAGACTATCGCGCAGGGCGGCCTGGAGCCGTTTATGATCATGGCGGAAGACCTCGGCGAGGAGTACAGCCCGACTGATCTGGCGGCGGCGGCGTTCAAGCTGCTGCTGGGCGATTCGCCGAATCAGGATGAGGACAAGCTGGCTCAGGAGGAGCTTGAGCAGATCGAGGACGAGCGCGACGGACGGCGGCGGCAGCGGCGCGACCGCAGCTTCGGGCCGGAGCGGGGCATGACGCGGCTCTATATCGACGTTGGCCGCGACGATGGTGTACGACCCGCAGATATTGTAGGCGCTATCGCCAACGAGGCGGGCATCCCCGGACGCTCGATCGGCGCGATCGAACTCTTCGAGCGCTTCTCGTTCGTCGAGGTGCCGAGCAATCATGCCGAGCGCGTTACCCGTGCCCTCAAGCGCACAACTATTCGTGGCCGTAAGATTGCGCCTAGCGTTGCCAAACCGCGAAGATAGGTCGTACAATAAGCGCATAGGTTGATCCGTACGCCGATTGTTTTCGTCCCATGTGCTTAGGGTCCAACCTGAGTTACATGGGACGTGTCATTTAAGGCGGGTAGGCAGATCTTATGGAAAATATGGCCCCTACGCCCGAAGATGAGCAGCTTGCCGCGATGCTCCACGCGCTCGGTAATCCTACGCGCCTTGCAATCACTCGCTACATCGCCAATAATCCGCGATGTATCTGCAATGATCTGGTCGTGCGCTTCGACCGCGCCCAGGCGACGGTTTCGCAGCATCTCGCGACGCTGCGGCGCGCTCATATCCTGATTGCAGAGCAAGATGGCCCGGCCACGTGCTACTGGATCGATCAAGAGCATATCGCCTGGCTCTACGAGCAGTTGGGGCAGCTAACATCACGATCGGAGCAGCCTGAGACTCAATAAGCAGCGTCGCATTCAGAAGGAGCCGCGTTTGAACATTCATCACGAGTGGCGCAGCGTTAATGGCATACGACTCCACTGCGCAGTTGCAGGCAGCGGCCCGCTGCTGATCCTCCTTCATGGTTTTCCTGAGTTCTGGTACTCGTGGCGACACCAGATCCCCGTGCTAGCAGAGCATTTTACGGTCGTCGCCCCCGACCTACGCGGCTACAACGAAAGCGATAAGCCTCCACGGATCGCCGATTACAGCGTCCCGGTGCTCGTCGAAGATGTTATACAGTTGATCCGCTCGTTCGATCAAGAGCGAGCGATCATTGCAGGCCACGACTGGGGCGGTCTGGTTGCGTGGGCTACTGCCCTATCACGGCCAGATCTCGTCGAGAAGTTGATCGCCCTGAACATTCCGCACCCGCGTTTGTTTGTCCAGCACGTGCTTACCAATCCGCGCCAGATGGTACGCAGTTGGTATATGCTGTTCTTCCAGTTGCCCTGGCTTCCCGAAGCCACCATTCGCGCAAACAACTACCGCATGATCGACGGTGCTTTTCGCGGGATGGCGGTTCACAAGGAGCAGTTTCCTGCCGAGGTGATCGCCGAGTACAAACGAGCAATCGCGAAGCCGGGGGCGCTGACCAGCGCGCTTAATTACTATCGGGCGATGATGCGGGGCGGGACGCTGGGCTTTACAGCGGATCTCGACCCTGTGGCACGGATGCCGGTTATGGTCGTCTGGGGCGAGCAAGATACGGCGCTCGGCAAGGAGCTCAACGATCGTCTGAGACACTACGTGCCACAGCTAACGCTGCATTTCATTCCAGATGCAAGCCATTGGGTACAGCAGGATCGTCCTGACCTGGTGAATGGCTATATGCTGGATTTTTTGCTGGGCTAATAGCTTAAAACAGCAGAGCCGAGCTTGAAGCTCGGCTCTGCTGTTTACTTTGGTCAGGGTGCATGGACCTTGTCTCCCAGAGCCGAGGCCCCAGTACCCGCGGCGCTGCCACGTTT is part of the Herpetosiphonaceae bacterium genome and harbors:
- a CDS encoding metalloregulator ArsR/SmtB family transcription factor — encoded protein: MENMAPTPEDEQLAAMLHALGNPTRLAITRYIANNPRCICNDLVVRFDRAQATVSQHLATLRRAHILIAEQDGPATCYWIDQEHIAWLYEQLGQLTSRSEQPETQ
- a CDS encoding adenylosuccinate synthase, giving the protein MSVVAVIGGQWGDEGKGRIVDLLAQQSHMVIRYSGGNNAGHTVINDRGTFKLHLVPAGIFNPETVNIIGTGVVVDPAALLEEMGTLAAAGVTFDNLFISDRAHVIMPYHLEQDRIQESLRGDGRIGTTGRGVGPAYTDKMERIGIRMGDLLNEQTLLQRVTGALDFKNRMLQVYGGQPQPLEPMYEKLLDYGRALRNHIAVTHRLVQQAMRRGDRILLEGAQASLLDVDWGTYPYVTSSAPGAAGACQGAGIGPRQVSAILGVFKAYATRVGGGPFPTELHDETGQLLRERGHEYGTTTGRPRRCGWFDAVAARYVVELNGIDYLTITKLDVLDELPSLRICTGYRLNGTTIDYMPSSAAELSQVEPIYEDLPGWQASTEDARSFDDLPPSAQRYLARLEELTGATIALISVGPARGASIDRIPTHSLFA
- a CDS encoding alpha/beta fold hydrolase — its product is MNIHHEWRSVNGIRLHCAVAGSGPLLILLHGFPEFWYSWRHQIPVLAEHFTVVAPDLRGYNESDKPPRIADYSVPVLVEDVIQLIRSFDQERAIIAGHDWGGLVAWATALSRPDLVEKLIALNIPHPRLFVQHVLTNPRQMVRSWYMLFFQLPWLPEATIRANNYRMIDGAFRGMAVHKEQFPAEVIAEYKRAIAKPGALTSALNYYRAMMRGGTLGFTADLDPVARMPVMVVWGEQDTALGKELNDRLRHYVPQLTLHFIPDASHWVQQDRPDLVNGYMLDFLLG
- a CDS encoding DEAD/DEAH box helicase; amino-acid sequence: MDEMIRFEDLGLSEPTLKAISELGYEEPTPIQARTISRMLEGVDVIAQAQTGTGKTAAFALPIIERLVADVRTPQALVLTPTRELAVQVAEAFHSYGKNQRISILPVYGGQPIERQLRALDRGVQVVVGTPGRLLDHIRRGTLKLDRVRTVVLDEADEMLDMGFIEDIEAILQETPEDRQTALFSATMPVPIANLAKRYMHDPQRITVHAEQMTVPQVRQVYYEVGGRDKFEVLGRILDFERPTSAIIFCRTKSEVDSLGERLIARAFPAETLHGDLSQVQRDRVMGRFRSGQVELLVATDVAARGLDVEHVSHVINYDIPLDPEIYVHRIGRTGRAGRTGTAVTLVTPRERRLLRIIERTTSAEIQRMRLPTIADVVARRRESFKETLRETIAQGGLEPFMIMAEDLGEEYSPTDLAAAAFKLLLGDSPNQDEDKLAQEELEQIEDERDGRRRQRRDRSFGPERGMTRLYIDVGRDDGVRPADIVGAIANEAGIPGRSIGAIELFERFSFVEVPSNHAERVTRALKRTTIRGRKIAPSVAKPRR